From Deltaproteobacteria bacterium, a single genomic window includes:
- a CDS encoding BamA/TamA family outer membrane protein, with protein sequence MFPRTLLPAACCLVFAVACTVPETPAPATAPRPEPAVAYDVVLEGSPSEKVRDLAGHTLLTYRFKDDGAPSTHFLLRRAKEDEARLVTILRSLGHHAASASARVSRAPGRPTVTFSIEAGPPFTLSEHVFLLEGGGAGKPPALDARGLGSPVGGRALSAAIVDAERAAVEALRRQGFPYAAFVKRSGSANPETATLTVASTIATGPACSYGRVIFAGLETVAQEYLLTYLPWAAGQPVDTEGLAEYQRRLASTDLFKSVSVRIPETAPRDEGSMALPVQVTLEEGPRRRIAGGLRYDTDTGASARADFRHRNLLGANELLLLSAEGGRVDQSLGAELRKPQYRRAGQELRTSLGVENKEEEAFEARTGTGFLGLSRRLDREWEVGAGTEVEIGTVRDGGVEAETRLAAAPVFAAYDNTGDLLDPKTGRRFRLEAVPHAGLLDKSGTYFLTLDATASAYSRLDENAHYVVAARARGATIISERLESVPANRRLYAGGGESVRGYGRHAIGPLDAQNKPVGGRLALEAEGELRMRFNDSLGAVGFVAAGAVSRNIDGHVFDGVQWAAGLGVRYFSAAGPIRLDVAVPLNPRPVDDDFHLYLSMGQAF encoded by the coding sequence ATGTTTCCGCGCACCCTGCTGCCCGCCGCATGCTGTCTGGTTTTCGCCGTCGCTTGCACGGTCCCGGAGACGCCCGCGCCTGCCACCGCGCCGCGGCCCGAACCGGCGGTGGCCTATGACGTCGTCCTCGAAGGGTCGCCGTCGGAAAAGGTTCGGGACCTCGCCGGCCACACGCTGCTGACCTACCGGTTCAAGGACGATGGCGCCCCCAGCACGCACTTTCTCCTGCGCCGCGCCAAGGAAGACGAAGCCAGGCTGGTGACCATCCTGCGCTCGCTCGGCCATCATGCGGCGTCGGCATCGGCGCGCGTTTCACGCGCGCCGGGACGGCCGACCGTGACTTTCTCCATCGAGGCCGGACCGCCGTTCACCCTGTCGGAGCACGTTTTCCTGCTCGAAGGCGGCGGCGCAGGCAAACCTCCTGCTCTGGATGCGCGTGGACTCGGTTCTCCGGTGGGCGGTCGAGCGCTGTCGGCCGCGATCGTGGACGCGGAGCGGGCAGCCGTGGAGGCGCTCCGCCGCCAAGGGTTCCCCTACGCGGCCTTCGTAAAGCGCTCGGGATCCGCGAATCCGGAAACGGCCACGCTGACGGTGGCGAGCACCATCGCCACCGGGCCGGCTTGCTCCTACGGGCGGGTGATCTTCGCCGGCCTGGAAACCGTCGCGCAGGAGTACCTCCTCACGTACTTGCCGTGGGCCGCCGGACAACCCGTCGACACCGAGGGGCTTGCGGAGTACCAGCGCCGCCTGGCGTCCACCGACCTGTTCAAGTCGGTCTCCGTACGTATTCCGGAAACCGCGCCGCGCGACGAGGGGTCAATGGCGTTGCCGGTGCAAGTGACCCTTGAAGAGGGACCGCGGCGGCGTATCGCCGGCGGCCTGCGCTACGACACCGACACGGGGGCCTCGGCGCGTGCCGACTTCCGCCACCGGAACCTCCTCGGGGCCAACGAGCTTCTGCTCCTTTCGGCCGAGGGCGGGCGTGTGGATCAGAGTCTGGGAGCGGAGTTGCGCAAGCCCCAGTACCGCCGTGCGGGCCAGGAGCTGCGGACAAGCCTGGGCGTGGAGAACAAAGAGGAAGAGGCCTTCGAGGCACGGACCGGCACCGGCTTCCTTGGGCTGTCGCGGCGCCTGGACCGCGAATGGGAGGTGGGCGCCGGCACCGAGGTGGAGATCGGCACGGTGCGCGACGGCGGCGTCGAAGCGGAAACCCGGCTGGCCGCCGCGCCCGTTTTCGCGGCGTACGACAATACCGGCGATCTGCTCGATCCGAAGACCGGCCGGCGTTTTCGGCTGGAGGCCGTTCCGCACGCTGGGCTTCTCGACAAGTCGGGAACCTATTTCCTCACCCTCGACGCCACCGCGTCCGCTTATTCCCGCCTCGACGAGAACGCCCATTACGTGGTCGCCGCACGCGCTCGCGGCGCCACAATCATTTCCGAACGTCTCGAGTCCGTGCCGGCCAACCGGCGGCTCTATGCCGGGGGCGGCGAGTCGGTGCGCGGCTACGGGCGCCACGCCATCGGCCCGCTCGACGCGCAAAACAAGCCTGTCGGGGGCCGGCTGGCGCTGGAGGCCGAGGGTGAACTGCGCATGCGCTTCAACGACAGCCTCGGAGCCGTCGGCTTCGTAGCCGCGGGCGCGGTTTCCCGGAACATCGACGGCCATGTCTTCGACGGCGTTCAATGGGCCGCGGGCTTGGGAGTCCGCTACTTCTCCGCCGCCGGCCCGATCCGGCTCGACGTCGCCGTTCCGCTGAACCCGCGGCCCGTGGACGACGACTTCCATCTCTACCTCTCCATGGGACAGGCCTTCTGA